One genomic region from Gossypium hirsutum isolate 1008001.06 chromosome D13, Gossypium_hirsutum_v2.1, whole genome shotgun sequence encodes:
- the LOC121203622 gene encoding uncharacterized protein isoform X1, with protein sequence MLGRSHHKRKESESKKKKKKMGIWDLISWSTDSVRGLWQSSCGHGSTVITKGKEVSVDALQKVNHHGSAAISKGKEMSCTALEKMNHHLSDPETRSKISRVATDIAKNATVEGLKTIPGAYPTYKIVSKSISDDDQKFKSENKSKKQEEALKALQATVSKLEKEVDVLREQAARQAVKTKPRNTVQASEKPEDEMQFHWFILDHF encoded by the exons CACAAGAGAAAGGAAagtgaaagtaaaaaaaagaaaaagaaaatggggaTATGGGACTTGATTTCATGGTCAACCGACTCAGTGAGGGGCCTTTGGCAGAGCTCTTGCGGTCATGGTTCCACAGTGATCACAAAGGGAAAGGAGGTATCAGTTGATGCACTGCAAAAGGTGAACCATCATGGTTCCGCAGCCATCAGCAAGGGCAAGGAGATGTCGTGTACTGCACTGGAAAAGATGAACCATCACCTGTCTGACCCTGAAACCCGGTCAAAGATCTCAAGGGTAGCTACCGATATTGCCAAGAATGCTACCGTTGAGGGCCTTAAAACCATCCCTG GTGCATATCCAACATACAAAATTGTATCAAAGTCGATAAGTGATGATGATCAGAAGTTCAAAAGTGAGAACAAGTCCAAGAAACAGGAAGAAGCTTTGAAGGCATTGCAAGCTACAGTAAGCAAACTGGAGAAAGAAGTCGATGTTCTGCGCGAGCAAGCAGCGAGACAAGCTGTAAAGACAAAGCCTCGAAACACAGTTCAAGCTTCTGAGAAACCAGAAGATGAGATGCAATTCCATTGGTTCATCCTTGACCATTTCTAG
- the LOC121203622 gene encoding uncharacterized protein isoform X2, with the protein MGIWDLISWSTDSVRGLWQSSCGHGSTVITKGKEVSVDALQKVNHHGSAAISKGKEMSCTALEKMNHHLSDPETRSKISRVATDIAKNATVEGLKTIPGAYPTYKIVSKSISDDDQKFKSENKSKKQEEALKALQATVSKLEKEVDVLREQAARQAVKTKPRNTVQASEKPEDEMQFHWFILDHF; encoded by the exons atggggaTATGGGACTTGATTTCATGGTCAACCGACTCAGTGAGGGGCCTTTGGCAGAGCTCTTGCGGTCATGGTTCCACAGTGATCACAAAGGGAAAGGAGGTATCAGTTGATGCACTGCAAAAGGTGAACCATCATGGTTCCGCAGCCATCAGCAAGGGCAAGGAGATGTCGTGTACTGCACTGGAAAAGATGAACCATCACCTGTCTGACCCTGAAACCCGGTCAAAGATCTCAAGGGTAGCTACCGATATTGCCAAGAATGCTACCGTTGAGGGCCTTAAAACCATCCCTG GTGCATATCCAACATACAAAATTGTATCAAAGTCGATAAGTGATGATGATCAGAAGTTCAAAAGTGAGAACAAGTCCAAGAAACAGGAAGAAGCTTTGAAGGCATTGCAAGCTACAGTAAGCAAACTGGAGAAAGAAGTCGATGTTCTGCGCGAGCAAGCAGCGAGACAAGCTGTAAAGACAAAGCCTCGAAACACAGTTCAAGCTTCTGAGAAACCAGAAGATGAGATGCAATTCCATTGGTTCATCCTTGACCATTTCTAG